A region of Allocoleopsis franciscana PCC 7113 DNA encodes the following proteins:
- the aroF gene encoding 3-deoxy-7-phosphoheptulonate synthase: protein MIVVMKMGAPEAEIERIDQELSEWGLTPEKIVGKHKVVIGLVGDTVDLDPLQIQEMSPWIEEVLRVEKPFKRASREFRHGEASDVVVSTPNGPVHFGEHHPVVLVAGPCSVENEAMIVETARRVKAAGAQFLRGGAYKPRTSPYAFQGHGESALGLLAAAREESGLGIITEVMDTADVEKIAEVADVVQVGARNMQNFALLKKVGAQEKPVLLKRGMSSTIDEWLMAAEYILAAGNPNVILCERGIRTFDQKYARNTLDLAVLPVLRSLTHLPIMIDPSHGTGRYEYVPAMALAAIAAGADSLMIEVHPNPAKALSDGPQSLTPDRFDRLVQDMSVIGKAVGRWHESAVALA from the coding sequence CAAGGTCGTGATTGGTCTTGTGGGCGATACGGTGGATTTAGACCCACTGCAAATTCAGGAAATGAGTCCCTGGATTGAAGAGGTGCTGCGGGTTGAGAAGCCCTTTAAACGTGCCAGTCGCGAGTTCCGGCACGGAGAAGCCAGTGATGTGGTTGTGTCAACACCCAATGGCCCGGTTCATTTCGGGGAGCATCATCCCGTGGTACTGGTGGCTGGCCCTTGTTCGGTAGAAAATGAAGCCATGATCGTGGAAACGGCACGTCGGGTTAAGGCGGCGGGTGCCCAGTTTCTGCGGGGAGGTGCGTATAAGCCTCGGACATCCCCCTATGCGTTTCAAGGTCATGGGGAAAGCGCTTTGGGCTTACTGGCAGCGGCGCGGGAAGAGTCGGGCTTGGGCATTATCACCGAAGTGATGGACACGGCGGATGTCGAGAAAATTGCTGAGGTGGCGGATGTGGTGCAAGTGGGTGCCCGGAATATGCAGAATTTCGCCCTTCTGAAAAAAGTTGGGGCGCAGGAGAAGCCGGTTTTGCTGAAGCGGGGGATGTCCTCCACTATTGATGAGTGGTTGATGGCGGCGGAGTATATTCTGGCAGCCGGGAACCCGAATGTGATTTTGTGTGAGCGGGGGATTCGCACGTTTGATCAGAAGTATGCCCGGAATACTCTGGATTTAGCCGTGTTGCCCGTGTTGCGATCGCTCACTCACTTACCGATTATGATTGACCCCAGTCACGGCACGGGGCGTTATGAGTATGTCCCGGCAATGGCACTGGCGGCGATCGCGGCGGGTGCTGATTCTTTGATGATTGAAGTCCATCCTAATCCTGCCAAAGCTTTATCCGATGGCCCGCAATCCTTGACACCGGATCGCTTCGATCGCTTGGTACAAGATATGTCTGTGATTGGCAAAGCGGTTGGGCGTTGGCATGAATCGGCTGTTGCCCTGGCTTAA